TTTCTACTCGATGTTCTGAGCTGGAAATACTAACTTTTTGTACAAAGACAAAAGGGTTTGCGATCTGTTCCAATGGCATTAAGTCTGTATTAATAAACGCTCATGATACTATTGAAAACCAGAGCAAGAACCACCCTTGCACCCTTCTTTCCCCACCCACCTGCAATTTGGGGTTCAGGTGGCCTCTCGCCCTCAGAGCAACAAGCGTCCCTTGAGCAGGTTCTGGTGCCTGGTGAGAAGGGAGCGTTGTCCTGGCtttccccctgcagccaggctcctGCGGCGTGAATTCACTTGTTCCTCATGGGTACACCTGCGCTCGTCTGCCTGGACCTGCGATACTGCATCAGCTAACCACTAGCCACAGGGAAGGGCTCATGTTGAGTAAGTTCTGGTACTGTGGCAGCCACCTTGAATGTGTTGGTTTGTTGTAGCCCCGGGGTGTTGAGTGGTGTTGTAAAGCCCTGCATGCGTGTAGCGGCAggtgctgggagatgtaggtttGCTATGGTTTTATTTGTctttggcctggggcaggggtgggtggtagGTAAATGCTAACTCAGGTAACTGCTGCGCTTCTCTGTGCACGCAGCCCTCCAGCGGCGGAGCCGGCCAATGGCCCTGCAGGGGGTTGGCATACACCCCTTCTGCCCATCCAGACAGCCTCTGTCCCTTTACTACCCGTTTGCTCCATGCGAGATGGCAGGCTGGCCACAGCTTCTCCCGGACCCTGGCAACAAGGTTTCTGGACCTGGCTTGCACAGGTCAGCATCTGCTGCTGGGAacccttctgtgccactgctggcttGCGGTAGCctagcagccaggagccagaggCAAACTCTCCTCCGCATGGGCTCACACTGTTTGCACTGCCCAGTGGTGCAGACAAGCTGTTTGCTACTCCAGTGCTTGCCCTGGCTGTGATTCCAGTGTCAGTCACTGCCAGCAAGCAGTACCTCTGCACCCTTGGGAAACCTGCCTGCGGAATGACTCCTCTTGCTGGTCCAGAGCTCCTGGGTGGCCAGgaattggcggggggggggcactgatACCTGCAGAAAATCCACACCCCATGCTCTAGGGGCACGTACCAGTGGAAGAGCCTTTCACAGTAATGCCTTTAATCTGTCTTGATGACGTAGCAAGTAGAATACACAGGCTGAGCATGCAGGGCcacactcccccaccctgctcGAGCTCCTGTGTGACATGGGGCCATGTGCACTCCAGCTGATACCCCTCGCACACAGGGCCACTTCCCAGGAGTCTGGGAGGCAcagtcctgcccttcccctggagTGGCATGGCCTGAAAGCAGCCCAAGCTTCCTAGCTTGGCCCTGCTCCTGGGCCATGTTGTTCCAGGGACCAGGGTGCAACTGATGCGCAGCCACCCACGGTGGTGTGGTGCTTctgggggcctgggtgggggcacatggctggtgccccccccccccccctagAATCCCTGCAATGTAATTCCCTAACCAATTTGAGAAGAATTAATGATACAGCCACCAAATAATCAACAAGCGGCTGGCTAATAGGAAAGCGGGGACCGGAATAGAATGAGGATTTCACACCCCCACTGGATGAGGCGTTTCTTGCCAGACGAGAGGCTGTCAGACCACGGCTTGTTTAACCAGCGTGAGCTGTAGAGCCTtgtatggtgacaagtatcagagagaacCAGGGAACTCTTGTTACCTGGTGACAGCAGGGGCCATTAGACTAGACAGTCTCCTCACCAGCCTGGCATTAGGCTATGTTAAAGCAGTGCAAGGCTGTgactcctggctgtggctggaggcctTAGGTTTCAGGCCTTCCACTCTGGCTGCAGAAAAAAGGCCTTTTTATTAccctctgcctggctgggaaTAGGAGACCCGGACCTCCACGTGTCTACTAGGAGGGGCTAAGGgaacaattgtgtgtgtgtggatgcagagACTAGAGGGCTGGGACTGTGTGTTTCTGGATCTGGGATGTGAAATGCACAGCCCCTGTGCTAGTTTAGTTGTGGCTTCCTTCTGCTGCATAGATGGAACCAGCATCTAATGGAAAACCAGTCAATAAACCTAGCTCAGAAAGCATACAGTGGTCCTGTCTGAGCCCTGGcttgctgcccagcccagcatgAATCGGtgctgctgcagaggtgctgAGAATCAGTGCTGGCAATGGCGCTGTGCCTGCCCCAGGCCCACTGCCATTGTGCAGGGGTGAAGAAAGCGAACCTGCTGAGCTGGTGACggttctcctggctgggggattCTGAGATCTCGGAACAACGATCCGCCCCAGACACATTCAGTCTAGAAAAATGCTGCAAATGGAACATCTGGCGCTGCTTttggagggggctgtggagcaTGGAATTGACGGAGGGCCACTGGGGCTGCTCGGCCCTCATCTCGCTCTCTAGATGCACATCCAAAgccctgttgaatagtaacagggggagctgtgctagtctatacactatcaaaacaaacaagcagccaagtagcactttaaagactagcaaaataatttattaggtgagcttccgtcccatgaaagcacatcacctaataaactattttgctagtctttaaagtgttacttgactgctttctggccccagccctggtgcgCACCTAGCAGGGTGTGGGTCTGCAGGCGGCAGTGTTGTCAGCACATTGACAGAACTACAGCCTGGCTGAGGCAGAGCAGCTTGACGCCatggctggctctgagccagcCCCGGGAACTGTGCACATCCTGGGCGTGAGCGCAGAGGTTTGGCCTTGGGGGTTTGCCATAGCGGCGCACAGAGACCTTTGTCCTGGcccttcccttgctgcagattctGGCTCAGCCCCTGGCCTGCTGGGCCTGGAGTGAAGCTTGCAGGAGGCGGCTGTGactgcccctctgcacagcctGCTGCTAGCCTTGTCAGCTGTGCCTGGGAGGTCATGGCACCAGTGCTGCTAGGGTTTGGGCTGCTCCTGGGCCTCTACATCCTCCTCTATTACAACTGCATCAAAGGGCCCAAGTGCAGGGCCCAAACCAGCCTGCGGGGCAAGACTGTGGTCATCACAGGTGAGCAGGGTATGGGGGCTGCTTAGGCTCCAGTAGATTGTTTGTGTCTCAAGCAGGAGATCCCCCACCCTGGGCAAGGCCTCTGATCCCTGAGCAGCGCGGTGCCTGGGTCAGGGAGGTCAGGCCCAGCCCTGTCTCCTCTGTGCACACCACAGCTGGCCACCCCAGGCTCCTGCAGGCAGGAGCGGGGTGTGGCCCGTCAGCTGAGCACAGGGGAGCTGCTCATACCAGGTTCTAATGCTGTCCCTCTGCTGAGCAGTGAACCCCCAGCTGGGGTTagtgtttctgctggtgggtcACACCCACACAGGCCGGCTGCACAATTGTTTCTCCGCACGAGGACAGAAAAGATTAGTGGGCACTTCGGGTGGGATCCCACAAGACTCGACTCCGCTGGTCGAGGCAGATCAGACTCAGACCTGGTGTGTATCAAGTACCTGGGCTAGGACCAGACGTACGAGACGAAGGGGTTGTGCCCTCCCCCTCGGGTAGAGAGAGGACCTCCCTGTCAGAGGCCGGACGTGGCTCAGTGTTGAGCTGCTTCGTCCCCCCAACCCTCTTCCAGCATGTGCTGGGCTAAttctggggctccagggcagccAGACAAACAGCCCATGGCTTGTTGCTGCAGGCTCCATCTCCTGCCGAGGCAACGAGCTCCCCAGGCTGGGCATGGCCAGGTAAAGGACTTCACAGGAGCAGTTTCACAGAAATGCTCCATAGGGCTCCTCTAAATGTCACCTCTGAAAACCCAAAGAGCTTCCATCAGAGGCGGTCTGGAGCCTGCTCTCCTTGTCAGGGGTCTCGTCCCCTGGTTTGCCAGGCAGGGTGGCTGtgccctcctccccagaggcagctgcatttcagacaGGGTCAGTGAGCCAGCTGGTAAGGGAAGGCTGTGCTCTTGGGCCTCTCCTTCTGCCCAGCTCTTTGCTCTGCTCTTCCAGGGGGGAACACGGGGCTTGGGAAGATGACCGCACTAGATCTGGCCCGGAGAAGAGCGCGTGTCATCCTGGCCTGTCGCGACAGAGCACGAGGAGAATCAGCTGTCTATGACATCAGGCGGGTACGAGCACTGCGATCCAATTGCCTTGCGAAGCTGGCTGCAGGCTGAGCCCCAGAGATGCGCAGCGATTGCCTGAGTcactgctgcatgggaggcctgCACTGAGCTATGCTGGGCCGAGCCCATCATAGGATGCCGCTCAACTTTGAGAGAGGCCAGGGTCCACCAAGGCTCAGGATGGGGCATGCCCCGGGCAGTGCAAAGGACAGTGGTGCTGGCTCGGGGAAGGGCTCAGGAGCCAGGACACATAAGCAGTAACAGGGAGCTTagaaggagccacatttaaaagcTCTGCAATCCCCAGTGAGGCGAGAGGCAGATACCAGCCATGGGTGGGGAACGGAGGGCTGCAGAGAGGTACTGGCCTAGCAAGGGCATGGGGGACCTAGCCAAGGGGCTGCCAGCCCATTTCTACATGGAGGGAGAGCTCACCAGGAAGGTGGCGTCTGGTGGCTGGACTCTGACTACGCCCAGATGCCCGAATTCCCCACCTAGTTGCTCAGCTGCCTGTGCAAACACCCCAGAGGCCATTCTGCAGGCAGCCAACAGTGCCCGTTGTGATCCTGCAAGCTGgctcccaggggccctgccagAAAACAGCATCCGCTGAGAAGcgctttctcccctccctccacgtGCTCGGGGCTGGGAAGGCAGGCAGCTCCCTCTGCTAGTTCCTGTTTGCAGCCTGTTTGGTACCTCATGGTGGAAATGGGGCACTGCTTTCCCTGCAGCTGTCTCTGGGCggagccccactgccctgtgcaCCACCCTGGCCAGTACTCAGTgcctcctgcctcttcctccaggagAGTGGGAACAATGAGGTCCTCTTCATGAGTCTGGACCTGGCCAGCCTGGACTCGGTACGAGCCTTTGCTGAGACCTTCCTGAGATCGGAGCCTCGCCTGGACATACTCATCAACAATGCAGGTGGTAGGTCAGTGCCAGGACTGTGCCCTAGCTCCAGGGACCGGGGGGAGCAGAGATAGGCAGCTCCTTTGTACCAAGAAGTGCCTTGGGAGAGTCCTGGATGGTGGTGTTGGAGGATGACTGAAGCAGGGAATAACACAGCACAGGCCGATTTTGGCGTGCAGAGACCCCCTCAGGTGGAGCAAGTCCTGAGCCAGAGATCACTGCTGTACACTGAAGCTTATTCTTctctgcaggggttggggctggtggcaggaaggACGGCTTCAACCTGATCTTTCAGGTCAATCACCTTGGTCACTTCCTTCTGACTCACCTCCTCCTCCATCGGCTGGAGCGCAGCGCCCCAAGCCGTGTGGTGATTGTGGCCTCCAGCGCGCATCAGAACGGTCAGATAGACTTCGAGACGCTCCAACAGCCCGTGGAAGGGACACTGCAGGACTTCCAGGCTTACTGCAACAGCAAACTGGCCAACATCTTGCATGCCCGAGAGCTGGCCAACCGGCTGGAGGGAACCGACGTAACCTGCTACGCTGTTCACCCAGGTGAGTGTGGATCCAGCCTGTCTCTAGAGATGCAGCTTCCAAATCCCACCTGAGTTCCTGGGGGCTAGAGATCGGCCCAAGATCCGGGCACTGCTACTCAAGAAGGAAATCCAATCCAGCCCTGTCTGAGATGTGCCTGAGGACATCCATAGAATCCTAGTACTGgcagagatctcaggaggtcattgactcTCGCCCCCACTGGACCAGACATCCAAACAGGTTGCTGAGGACAATCATCTCTGCATTTGGGTTAAGTTTCAGCTCTCCCCAGGTGACCACACCCTGAAGCCTTCCCTTTCACCCTGAGCCTCCCTTGCAGTCAAGGACTGGGCTGCGATCTTAATGAGCAAGAGACAACTTTTTAATGAAGCCAAGTCACTCAGTGCCCCCAAGACTGGGGTCTGATTCTGCTCTGCCTGCAATGAAACTCTCTTCCATCCCTCTCCAGCATGGGGTGGAATTAAGGAGGAGGGGAAGCCAGGAAAATGAGTGCAGGTGTAGCATCCGGCAGGAATGGGTGTTTGGAGGAAGCAGGCGGTGCAGTTGAGAAACCCTTCAACACCCGGCTTTGCAAGTCACTTTCTTTGAACTGCCTTTACAGTTAAGTTCCTGCGATGCGAGCAGGGAACACACAAAAATTCAAACCCCATGGGCCTGCATGGGGGTCTCCTGCTTTTTGCCTTTTCTCCCtccaagtggggttctgcagggatcagttttggagACTGGTACTAGTCAGTGCCCTCATCAACAAATTAGATAAGGGCATAGAGAGAAcgcttacaaagtttgcagaggataccaagctggaaggggttgcaagtgctttggataGGGTCTAAATTCAAaactgatctggacaaactggagaaagcgTCTGAGGtagataggatgaaattcagtaaggataCATGCAAAGTAGCCGCctttggaaggaacaatcggGTTCATACACACCAAGTGGAAAATAACGGTTTAggagggagtactgcagaaagatttctggggatcatagtggaccacaagcaaaCTGTGAACAACAAAGCATGTAACTGCACTGGGCTGTATTAACGGAGTGCTGTgcacaagacacgagaagtcattcttccactctgctctgtgctgagtaGGCCTCAGCTGGTGGCCTGGGCCAAGTTCTGGGTGCCATTtttcaggagagatgtggacaaGTTGAAGGAGgtccagagaaaggcaacaaaaataatgaaaggTCTGTAACACGTGACTTATGAGAGACAACAGAAagcactgggtttgtttagcccggaaaagagaagactgagaggggacatgagagcagctttcaagtacctaagtaATTgtaacaaggaagagggagaaaatgtgtTTGTTCTCTCTAATggcaggacaaaaagcaatgggattaaactgcagcaagagaggcttAGCTTGGAGATTTGGAAAAGCTTTCCAAACGTCAGAGGGATAAACACTGCACTAACTTGCCTggagaggttgtgaaatctccatcactggagacttttcagggcaggttagacaaacatcagCCAGGGACAGtctagatgctgcttggtcctgggGTGAgcgcaggggactagactcaatggcgtctcgaggttccttccagaagTATTCTGATTTTCTCTCTATGGGCAGCACTGCTCTTTAAACTCCTGAGTGACaccctccttccctccttccccgcccccaccagaTGAGGGATGTTTCCTGTACTTTCCCATCTACCCACGGCTCtcgctttgttttgtttccagggCTGGTTAACACTGAACTATTTCGCTTCCTTCCTATCTGGCTGAGACCACTCTTTGTTTTGATCTCCTGGCTCTTCTTCCGAGATCCCACCAATGGAGCCCAGACCTCTGTCTACTGCGCCACGCAGGAGGGGATTGAGATGTACAGCGGCCGGTACTTTGTGGACTGCTGGGTTCAAGATCCCTGGCCCCAGGCCCGTGATGACGCTGTTGCCAGGAAACTGTGGGAAGTCAGCGAGAAGATGGTGGGTCTAGCTGCTTAGAATGGCCTATTGCCTGATCCTGACAGCACTGTGGGGGCTATAGACTGGAACAGCTGTGGCTGCTGTAGAGGTAGGACTAAGGTGAATAAGGAAACTGAGAGGTAGGCAGAGCTGACAGTGCAGCCACGAATGCATTAGATAGTTACATTGCTACATCCGCGCTAGGCCAGCCTGCATCCACCATTGTTGGTCCTTCCTTTTAACAGGGACCAGGTGTACCCACTTCTTTATGAAGCAGGATTTTCTTTACCCTGCCTCTAAGGCACAGAAATTTGAGAGCTGGGCCGCTGGCTTCAAAGCCAGACACCTGACCTGCCCTGCAACATGCAAGGATGTTGACAGGGGTTCACTGAGGCTATCCACTCTCCCCTTTGTCATGGCAGCCACTTTTGATAGCATTTTCTGTCATTGTATCAATCAAAGCACGATAAAAATACTGGCGCTGAAAAGGTGACTGACTGAAAAGCGCTCATTGAACGAGTATCATCCCCCTCGTTGTCTCACAgcagccccaagccctgccttCCAGGAATAGCACCGAGGCCTGGCTCTAGAACAGATCCCACCACGGTCACTGCCTAATCCTATGGCACCTCCAGGGCAGCAGTCTCAGGTGGAGGTTTCTCTAAGTAGTGGCAAGCAGTAGCtagaccctgcccccacccccgcagcacacaccaacacccccagggcCGTGCCTCCTGACagaccccccccgcacacaccaacacccccagggcCGTGCCTCCTGACagacccccccccgcacacaccaacacccccagagCGGTGCTGCCTGACggacccccccccgcacacaccaacacccccagagCGGTGCCGCCTGATAGacaccccccccgcacacaccaacacccccagagCGGTGCCTCCTGACggaccccccccgcacacaccaacACCCTCAGGGCCGTGCCGCCTGATAGacaccccccccgcacacaccaacacccccagagCAGTGCCGCCTGACagaccccccccgcacacaccaacacccccagggcCATGCTGCCTGATAGAcccccccctgcacacaccaacacccccagagCGGTGCCGCctgacagacccccccccccgcacacaccaacacccccagggcGGTGCCCCCTGAtagaccccccccccgcacacaccagcacccccagggcggTGCCGCCTGACagaccccccccgcacacaccaacacccccagggcGGTGCCGCCTGAtagaccccccccccgcacacaccaacacccccagggcCGTGCCTCCTgatagacccccccccccgcacacaccaacacccccagagCGGTGCCGCCTGACagaccccccccgcacacaccaacacccccagggcCATGGCGCCtgacagacacccccccccgcacacaccaacacccccaggaTGGTGCCGCCTGaccgacccccccacccccgcacacaccaacacccccagagCAGTGCCCCCTGATAGacacccc
This Carettochelys insculpta isolate YL-2023 chromosome 19, ASM3395843v1, whole genome shotgun sequence DNA region includes the following protein-coding sequences:
- the DHRS13 gene encoding dehydrogenase/reductase SDR family member 13 isoform X1, coding for MAPVLLGFGLLLGLYILLYYNCIKGPKCRAQTSLRGKTVVITGGNTGLGKMTALDLARRRARVILACRDRARGESAVYDIRRESGNNEVLFMSLDLASLDSVRAFAETFLRSEPRLDILINNAGGVGAGGRKDGFNLIFQVNHLGHFLLTHLLLHRLERSAPSRVVIVASSAHQNGQIDFETLQQPVEGTLQDFQAYCNSKLANILHARELANRLEGTDVTCYAVHPGLVNTELFRFLPIWLRPLFVLISWLFFRDPTNGAQTSVYCATQEGIEMYSGRYFVDCWVQDPWPQARDDAVARKLWEVSEKMVGLAA
- the DHRS13 gene encoding dehydrogenase/reductase SDR family member 13 isoform X2 encodes the protein MAPVLLGFGLLLGLYILLYYNCIKGPKCRAQTSLRGKTVVITGGNTGLGKMTALDLARRRARVILACRDRARGESAVYDIRRESGNNEVLFMSLDLASLDSVRAFAETFLRSEPRLDILINNAGVGAGGRKDGFNLIFQVNHLGHFLLTHLLLHRLERSAPSRVVIVASSAHQNGQIDFETLQQPVEGTLQDFQAYCNSKLANILHARELANRLEGTDVTCYAVHPGLVNTELFRFLPIWLRPLFVLISWLFFRDPTNGAQTSVYCATQEGIEMYSGRYFVDCWVQDPWPQARDDAVARKLWEVSEKMVGLAA